The Chanodichthys erythropterus isolate Z2021 chromosome 14, ASM2448905v1, whole genome shotgun sequence genome window below encodes:
- the wu:fc50b12 gene encoding p53-induced death domain-containing protein 1, translated as MPNKAQEDAVINMKSVQEIAKQLGFEWTVLAFELGFTRNEVRQFHATSKEKRVQAQRMLESWYERSWDKPNKTRLLQDGLERAGRRDLAERLRCLHWGHQKLSRRVELPSAFPFIITVHKTIDNKDALSRINVLNRSYN; from the exons ATGCCAAACAAAGCACAAGAG GATGCTGTGATCAATATGAAATCCGTGCAGGAGATTGCTAAGCAGTTGGGGTTTGAATGGACCGTTCTAGCATTTGAACTTGGATTCACCAGAAATGAAGTCAGACAGTTTCATGCAACATCCAAAGAAAAGAGGGTTCAGGCTCAGAGAATGCTGGAATCATG GTATGAGCGTTCCTGGGACAAACCAAACAAAACCAGGCTGCTGCAAGACGGTCTTGAGCGGGCGGGCCGTCGTGACCTGGCCGAGAGGCTGCGCTGCCTGCACTGGGGTCACCAAAAGCTCAGCCGCAGAGTCGAGCTGCCCTCTGCCTTCCCCTTCATCATTACCGTCCACAAGACCATAGACAACAAAGACGCCTTGAGCAGGATAAATGTGCTTAATCGCAGTTATAACTAA
- the LOC137036031 gene encoding tripartite motif-containing protein 16-like, producing MAEARIFQEEFLCPVCLDLLKDPVTIPCGHSYCKSCITGCWNQEDQKRVYSCPQCRQTFSPRPALGKNTILAEMVAKLKKTKLPAACQAEAGDVQCDICTGRKYKAVKSCVVCLNSYCQIHLEQHENFFKGNKHNLMDATGRLQEMICHKHNKLLEVFCHTDKKYICVLCTMDEHKNHDIISAAALRTEKQSHLKEMQRKFQQRIQQREKYLQKLRDAVKSVKCSANAAVNNSEKIFTELIRSIERSRAEVTQLIRDQKKAALSRAEGLLKRLEQEIADLWRRDTELEQLSYTPVHIHFLQSFQSLSAPPEPTAVPSIPFSFPTFDGIRESICQLRDKLENFCKQEIKKISDRVTFTNILTRPRNDFLQYSHQLTLDLNTLNKYLRLSENRLITYIDTVQPYPDHPDRFDECNYQVLCRERVCGRCYWEVEWSGGYGVYISVSYKSISRKGGDKKCLFGHNDQSWSLYCIDSRCSFIHNNKQTHLPVVCRSSRIGVYVDLTAGTLSFYNVSDKMSLIHTVQTTFTQPLYPGFYVCYGSSVKL from the exons ATGGCAGAAGCCAGAATTTTTCAGGAGGAGTTCCTCTGTCCAGTGTGTTTGGATTTACTGAAAGATCCAGTGACCATCCCCtgtggacacagttactgtaAGAGCTGTATTACAGGCTGCTGGAATCAGGAGGATCAGAAGAGAGTCTACAGCTGCCCTCAGTGCAGACAAACCTTCAGTCCAAGACCTGCTTTAGGTAAAAACACCATTCTGGCTGAAATGGTTGCGAAACTGAAGAAGACTAAACTTCCTGCTGCCTGTCAAGCTGAAGCTGGTGATGTGCAGTGTGACATCTGTACTGGAAGAAAATACAAAGCCGTCAAGTCTTGTGTGGTGTGTCTGAATTCTTACTGTCAAATTCATCTTGAACAACATGAGAATTTCTTtaaaggaaataaacacaacttgatgGATGCCACTGGACGACTTCAGGAGATGATCTGCCATAAACATAATAAGCTTCTCGAGGTTTTCTGTCATACTGataaaaagtatatttgtgtgcTATGTACTATGGATGAGCATAAAAACCATGACATTATATCGGCAGCAGCTTTGAGGACAGAGAAACAG AGTCACTTGAAGGAAATGCAAAGAAAGTTCCAGCAGAGAATCCAGCAGAGAGAAAAATATCTCCAGAAGCTGAGAGATGCTGTGAAGTCTGTGAAG TGCTCTGCAAACGCAGCAGTGAACAACAGTGAGAAGATCTTTACCGAGCTTATTCGCTCCATTGAGAGAAGTCGTGCTGAGGTCACacaactgatcagagatcagaaAAAGGCTGCATTGAGTCGAGCTGAAGGACTCTTGAAGCGACTGGAGCAGGAGATTGCTGATCTGTGGAGGAGAGACACTGAGCTGGAGCAGCTTTCATACACACCAGTTCACATTCACTTCCTCCAG agTTTCCAGTCTCTCTCAGCACCTCCTGAACCTACAGCTGTACCCAGTATTCCCTTCAGCTTTCCAACTTTTGATGGTATAAGAGAATCTATTTGTCAGCTGAGAGACAAACTTGAGAATTTCTGCAAACAGGAGATCAAAAAGATATCTGACAGAG TCACATTCACCAACATTCTTACCAGGCCCAGAAACGACTTCCTACAAT attcccatcaGCTCACTCTGGATCTAAACACATTGAATAAATACCTTCGTCTGTCTGAGAACAGACTGATTACTTACATTGACACAGTCCAACcatatcctgatcatccagacagatttgatgaATGTAATTatcaggtgttgtgtagagagagagtgtgtggacgctgttactgggaggttGAGTGGAGTGGGGGTTATGGTGTGtatatatcagtgtcatataagagcatcagcaggaaaGGAGGGGATAAAAAGTGTTTGTTTGGACataatgatcagtcctggagtttgtACTGCATTGACTCcagatgttcattcatacaCAATAACAAACAGACCCATCTCCCAGTGGTGTGCAGATCTTCtagaataggagtgtatgtggatctcactgcaggaactctgtccttctacaatGTCTCTGACAAAATGagcctcatccacacagtccagaccacattcactcagcCTCTCTATCCTGGGTTTTATGTTTGTTATGGCTCATCAGTGAAACTGTGA